One window of the Candidatus Sulfotelmatobacter sp. genome contains the following:
- a CDS encoding carboxypeptidase-like regulatory domain-containing protein: MHLRLRRLLAGTGVACLVASAVCFASEGALLAAPFLAVNLHLPASLLAVVEPSPGPSPTPAPSPSPSPSVAPHPVRHSFLGEGPIVFSGSGTYQLGVNKQTRDGLDLGYDSYSTALTLTADRRTAQTSLEISDSLGVGGGAFNSGSFIVAYRTPTYTLSYGQLAGPADTQLEIGGFARGISLTLPLRNGDLTYMSAIATDSEEETYRIYGLRRDWNALGGYFALSGYYGTGQQGGRESIGDFSFQKYGPVLSTQTELAIGQTDDVLDQPNGIRVAGGFQADIQGKGASETFGIRYDPAGFNTLTGVLDGGMSVDLALRRQGGFGNFSLDYTHLDDRNVDTLSHDDDVTLTGGKSWGHFGLEYVGSFQDEREPGSITLNRSAGLTATEQIKKISIYATVQKASTSATDGNAATSQYALGISRNILGGAASYQFTRSLENGGGLSNGTSVDQTVDYARPFGKKADIQVSEGFEDERNNLIPARIVETAVSVVRRLSSVVSIQASADVFHQTGPGGGSGTGFSLSLVGPFGFNQPQSVQGKANPHLPAVIRGTVTMSSSASPFSYNVAAPRGLNNAMVVLDDGITERTDSAGNFEFRFVPQGTHVVRIDPATISPGLVLDREFQTVNVLGGQTTTLAFNVGNFGAVSGQVYARGPNGTKIPIPKVGIAVDGVQATVTTPQGFYQVGRLNPGAHTIEVVTATVPSTIAFVDDTKKTITVAAGSQVPLDFAGSALGSIAGFVYTAGEGGFGNQVGANNVYVVAEPGEHAGITNDDGSFLLDNLPPGSYTLSIDQDTIPDGLGVVSGPDGPIDLAGGANVSGVVFRLGGVAKNVVFTFNQGKEQAIQVETEPAVVPPGALVHVVAHTNAKDVTLTVQSDVFGNFPLHLDKKSGAWVGDVIAPTLTRGDYSLTVAAQRKDVRENTVLVQVDPGLSLFTIRVFPAKPLPGHQIKVSIKTYAPVAAGDVIEFQDGFKLPLPKPNGRLFVFSMPLWEKGLPYSATIRTKRGQNYPISLR; the protein is encoded by the coding sequence GTGCATCTCCGTCTGCGGCGCCTGCTGGCCGGGACGGGTGTCGCATGCCTGGTTGCCTCGGCCGTCTGCTTCGCGTCGGAGGGGGCGCTGCTCGCGGCGCCGTTCCTGGCCGTCAACCTGCACCTCCCCGCGAGCCTGCTGGCCGTGGTCGAGCCCTCGCCCGGCCCGAGCCCCACGCCCGCTCCCTCGCCCTCACCGTCCCCTTCGGTCGCGCCGCATCCGGTGCGTCACTCGTTCCTGGGCGAGGGGCCGATCGTGTTCTCGGGCTCCGGCACCTACCAGCTGGGGGTCAACAAGCAGACGCGCGACGGGTTGGACCTGGGCTACGACAGCTACTCGACGGCCCTCACCCTCACGGCGGACCGGCGCACCGCGCAGACGTCGCTCGAGATCAGCGACTCGCTGGGCGTCGGGGGCGGCGCCTTCAACTCCGGCTCGTTCATCGTCGCGTACCGCACCCCGACCTACACCCTGAGCTACGGCCAGCTGGCGGGTCCGGCCGACACCCAGCTCGAGATCGGCGGCTTCGCGCGGGGCATCTCGCTGACGCTGCCGCTGCGCAACGGCGACCTGACCTACATGAGCGCGATCGCGACCGACTCCGAGGAGGAGACCTACCGGATCTACGGCCTGCGCCGCGACTGGAACGCGCTGGGCGGCTACTTCGCTCTCTCGGGTTACTATGGAACGGGACAGCAAGGCGGACGGGAATCGATCGGCGACTTCTCGTTCCAAAAATACGGCCCCGTCCTCTCGACCCAAACCGAGCTGGCCATCGGCCAGACCGACGACGTCCTCGACCAGCCGAACGGCATTCGGGTGGCGGGCGGCTTTCAGGCCGACATACAAGGGAAGGGCGCGAGCGAAACCTTCGGCATCCGGTACGACCCAGCCGGCTTCAACACGCTGACCGGGGTGCTCGATGGCGGGATGTCGGTCGACCTGGCGCTGCGGCGACAGGGCGGCTTCGGCAACTTCAGCCTCGACTACACCCACCTCGACGACCGCAACGTCGACACCCTTTCACACGACGACGACGTGACGCTGACCGGCGGCAAATCGTGGGGCCACTTCGGGCTCGAGTACGTCGGCAGCTTTCAGGACGAGCGCGAGCCGGGCTCGATCACCCTCAATCGCAGCGCCGGCCTGACCGCAACCGAGCAGATCAAGAAGATCTCGATCTACGCCACCGTCCAAAAGGCGTCGACCAGCGCCACCGACGGCAACGCAGCGACCAGCCAGTACGCGCTCGGGATCAGCCGCAACATCCTCGGCGGCGCGGCCTCTTACCAGTTCACCCGCAGCCTGGAGAACGGCGGCGGCCTGAGCAACGGCACCTCGGTCGACCAGACGGTCGACTACGCCCGGCCGTTCGGCAAGAAGGCCGACATCCAGGTCAGCGAAGGCTTCGAGGACGAGCGCAACAACCTGATCCCAGCCCGCATCGTCGAGACGGCGGTCAGCGTCGTGCGGCGACTCTCCTCGGTCGTCAGCATTCAGGCCAGCGCCGACGTCTTCCACCAGACCGGGCCGGGCGGCGGTTCGGGGACCGGCTTCAGCCTCTCGCTGGTCGGCCCATTCGGCTTCAACCAGCCGCAGTCGGTACAGGGGAAGGCCAACCCGCATCTGCCGGCGGTCATCCGCGGGACGGTCACGATGTCGAGCTCGGCGAGCCCGTTCTCGTACAACGTCGCCGCGCCGCGCGGGCTCAACAACGCCATGGTCGTACTTGACGACGGCATTACCGAGCGAACCGACTCCGCCGGCAACTTCGAGTTCCGTTTCGTCCCGCAAGGGACGCACGTGGTGCGGATCGACCCGGCGACCATATCGCCGGGGTTGGTGCTCGACCGCGAGTTCCAGACCGTCAACGTCCTGGGCGGCCAGACCACGACCCTGGCCTTCAACGTGGGCAACTTCGGCGCGGTCTCCGGACAGGTCTACGCGCGGGGGCCGAACGGCACCAAGATCCCGATCCCCAAGGTCGGGATCGCGGTCGACGGCGTCCAGGCGACGGTCACCACGCCCCAAGGGTTCTATCAGGTCGGCCGGCTGAATCCGGGCGCGCACACGATCGAGGTCGTGACCGCGACCGTCCCCTCGACGATCGCCTTCGTCGACGATACCAAGAAGACGATCACGGTCGCCGCCGGGTCGCAGGTACCGCTCGACTTCGCCGGATCGGCGCTCGGGTCGATCGCCGGCTTCGTCTATACGGCGGGCGAGGGTGGGTTCGGCAATCAAGTCGGGGCGAACAACGTGTACGTCGTGGCGGAGCCCGGCGAGCACGCCGGCATCACCAACGACGACGGGTCGTTCCTGCTCGACAACCTCCCGCCGGGCAGCTACACGCTGAGCATCGACCAGGATACGATCCCAGACGGCCTCGGGGTGGTCTCGGGCCCGGACGGCCCGATCGATCTGGCCGGCGGCGCGAACGTCTCCGGCGTCGTGTTCCGCTTGGGCGGGGTGGCGAAGAACGTCGTCTTCACCTTCAACCAAGGCAAGGAGCAGGCGATCCAGGTCGAGACGGAACCGGCCGTGGTCCCGCCCGGCGCCCTGGTGCACGTCGTCGCCCACACCAACGCCAAGGACGTCACGCTCACGGTCCAGAGCGACGTCTTCGGTAACTTCCCGTTGCACCTGGACAAGAAGTCCGGCGCGTGGGTCGGCGACGTGATCGCGCCGACGCTCACCCGCGGCGACTACTCGTTGACGGTCGCGGCGCAGCGGAAGGACGTCCGGGAGAACACCGTGCTGGTCCAGGTGGACCCGGGCCTGTCGCTCTTCACGATCCGCGTCTTCCCGGCCAAACCGCTGCCGGGCCACCAGATCAAGGTCTCGATCAAGACCTACGCCCCGGTCGCGGCCGGCGACGTCATCGAGTTCCAGGACGGCTTCAAGCTGCCGCTCCCCAAACCGAACGGGCGGCTGTTCGTCTTCAGCATGCCGCTCTGGGAGAAGGGGCTGCCCTACTCGGCCACTATCCGAACCAAGCGAGGGCAAAATTACCCGATAAGTCTCCGTTAA
- a CDS encoding DUF4149 domain-containing protein — protein sequence MMRSAASGRRDRILAAIEVPALGVWLGALVGFAFISAPLAFRIVGPLDLSRFAALTAATIGQLTIWGYVLGGIAILAALARAVDAGDRTWDAVRIVLIAAALGLAAYEQQAIVPHMQAITDLRSDDYRALHGRSTAVYGAVALLVLMSLLLATTRREE from the coding sequence ATGATGAGGAGTGCAGCTTCCGGCCGACGCGACCGCATCCTCGCCGCGATCGAAGTCCCGGCGCTCGGCGTTTGGCTCGGCGCACTGGTGGGGTTTGCCTTCATCTCGGCGCCGCTGGCCTTCCGGATCGTCGGTCCACTCGACCTGAGCCGGTTCGCGGCGCTGACGGCCGCGACGATCGGGCAGCTCACGATTTGGGGCTACGTGCTGGGTGGCATCGCGATCCTGGCGGCGCTCGCCCGCGCGGTCGACGCCGGCGATCGCACCTGGGACGCCGTTCGGATCGTGCTCATCGCGGCCGCGCTCGGGCTCGCTGCATACGAGCAACAGGCGATCGTGCCGCACATGCAGGCGATCACCGATCTGCGCTCCGACGACTATCGCGCGCTGCACGGGCGCTCGACCGCCGTCTACGGCGCCGTCGCGCTGCTGGTGCTGATGAGCTTGCTCCTCGCGACCACCCGCCGCGAGGAATGA
- a CDS encoding inositol monophosphatase family protein, translated as MDPLAFVTDVARAAGALLRERFHDRREIVEKGRHDLVTDADRASEALIVERIGAAFPAAAILGEEGGVRPGRGGERFIVDPLDGTTNYAHRYPLFCVSIAYERDGVLEAGAVYAPILDELFAARRGGGATRNGASIHVSAVTRVTDAMVCTGFRPGEYARNASQFAALSEHAQAVRRDGTAALDLAYVAAGIYEAFWEFGLRPWDIAAGWLIIEEAGGRVSAIDGGPLDLDEGSILGSNGQVHAEMETLLS; from the coding sequence GTGGACCCGCTCGCCTTCGTTACCGACGTCGCCCGCGCCGCCGGCGCGCTCCTGCGCGAGCGCTTCCACGACCGGCGCGAGATCGTCGAGAAGGGGCGCCACGATCTCGTCACCGATGCCGATCGGGCCAGCGAAGCGCTGATCGTCGAGCGCATCGGCGCCGCCTTCCCGGCTGCCGCGATCCTCGGCGAAGAAGGAGGCGTGCGGCCGGGCCGCGGCGGCGAGCGGTTCATCGTCGACCCGCTCGACGGGACCACGAACTACGCGCACCGCTACCCGTTGTTCTGCGTTTCGATCGCGTACGAGCGCGACGGCGTGCTCGAGGCGGGCGCCGTCTACGCGCCGATACTCGACGAGCTGTTCGCCGCACGCCGAGGCGGCGGCGCGACGCGCAACGGTGCATCGATCCACGTCTCCGCGGTGACGCGCGTCACCGATGCGATGGTCTGCACCGGATTCCGCCCCGGTGAGTACGCACGCAATGCGTCTCAGTTCGCGGCGCTCTCGGAGCACGCGCAAGCGGTGCGCCGCGACGGTACCGCCGCGCTCGACCTCGCATACGTGGCCGCGGGGATCTACGAAGCGTTCTGGGAGTTCGGACTACGGCCGTGGGACATCGCCGCCGGCTGGCTGATCATCGAAGAAGCCGGCGGTCGCGTCAGCGCCATCGACGGCGGCCCACTCGATCTCGACGAAGGTTCGATCTTGGGTTCGAACGGCCAGGTTCATGCCGAGATGGAAACGCTGCTCTCCTAG
- a CDS encoding aminotransferase class V-fold PLP-dependent enzyme → MIASTSARARDRFAGLQTSTWLVSHSMGAPPLAARDALVRYHEQWADGGPEGAWPHWLDEARTIADGIGAIVGAPSGSVALAPNVSILQSALASSLGLRGSERNEIVYEALQFPSLAYVWTAWERAGAKTVRVPTDDGRTIPTERICAAITERTAVVVLSHAYYQSGVVIDVPTIVARAREVGALVVLDAYQTTGVYPYDVVSLDLDVVVGGSHKWLCGGPGCGWIYVRPALADQFRPLVTGWFAHRDPFAFAPPPIDYAADQLRWATGTPTIPGYVVAKPGHELIREIGVPAIREHNVRLTTHLTHAALERGWRVNTPHEAAKRTGWVGIDVPEADRILHELIARRIYVDYRPGCGLRVSAHFYTTDEEIETFLSAMDELTS, encoded by the coding sequence GTGATCGCCTCGACGAGTGCCCGCGCGCGCGACCGCTTCGCCGGCCTGCAGACGAGCACATGGCTGGTCTCGCACTCGATGGGCGCGCCGCCGCTTGCCGCGCGCGACGCGCTGGTCCGCTACCACGAGCAGTGGGCCGATGGCGGACCCGAAGGCGCGTGGCCGCACTGGCTCGACGAGGCGCGCACGATCGCCGACGGCATCGGCGCGATCGTCGGCGCGCCGTCCGGTTCGGTCGCGCTCGCGCCGAACGTCAGCATCCTGCAGTCGGCCTTGGCGTCGTCGCTCGGCCTGCGCGGAAGCGAACGCAACGAGATCGTCTACGAGGCGCTGCAGTTCCCCTCGCTGGCGTACGTGTGGACGGCGTGGGAGCGCGCCGGCGCGAAGACGGTCCGCGTCCCCACCGACGACGGGCGCACGATCCCAACCGAGCGCATCTGCGCCGCGATCACAGAGCGCACCGCGGTGGTCGTCCTCTCGCACGCCTACTACCAGAGCGGCGTCGTCATCGACGTGCCGACGATCGTCGCGCGCGCACGCGAGGTCGGTGCGCTGGTCGTCCTCGACGCGTACCAGACGACCGGCGTCTACCCGTACGACGTCGTGTCGCTCGACCTCGACGTCGTCGTCGGCGGCTCGCACAAGTGGCTGTGCGGCGGTCCGGGCTGCGGCTGGATCTACGTGCGCCCGGCACTGGCCGACCAGTTTCGGCCGCTGGTGACGGGCTGGTTCGCGCATCGCGATCCGTTCGCATTCGCGCCGCCGCCCATCGACTACGCCGCCGATCAGCTGCGTTGGGCGACCGGCACGCCGACGATTCCCGGCTACGTGGTGGCCAAGCCCGGCCACGAGCTGATCCGCGAGATCGGCGTGCCGGCGATCCGCGAGCACAACGTGCGGCTGACGACGCACCTCACGCACGCCGCGCTCGAGCGCGGCTGGCGCGTCAACACGCCGCACGAGGCCGCCAAGCGCACCGGCTGGGTCGGCATCGACGTTCCCGAGGCGGATCGCATCCTGCACGAGCTGATCGCGCGCCGCATCTACGTCGACTACCGGCCCGGCTGCGGTCTGCGCGTCAGCGCGCACTTCTACACGACCGACGAAGAGATCGAAACCTTCCTGTCCGCGATGGACGAGCTAACGAGCTAG
- a CDS encoding tryptophan 2,3-dioxygenase family protein — protein sequence MPSATLTYGSYLRVPELLGLQQRLSDPPHHDELLFIVIHQVYELWFKQLLHELDAVVGFLQRDDLLRTAKSFRRIHAIQRVLEQQVDVLETMTPQEFNAFREGLNPASGFQSAQFRQIEFLCGLHGNAAALRHLELTPGERAELDRRLAEPTLPDALHGLLARHGFAVDSHDALLQSLRTIYEHEEQHYALYLLLEDLIEFDERFLLWRGRHVRMVERMIGMKPGTGGSLGAAYLQTTLSQRFFPALWEVRTLLGTPS from the coding sequence GTGCCATCCGCGACCCTGACCTACGGCTCGTACCTGCGCGTGCCCGAGTTGCTCGGACTGCAGCAGCGCCTGAGCGATCCGCCGCATCACGACGAGCTGCTGTTCATCGTGATCCACCAGGTCTACGAGCTCTGGTTCAAGCAGCTGCTGCACGAGCTCGACGCCGTCGTCGGCTTTCTGCAGCGCGACGATCTGTTGCGCACGGCCAAGTCGTTCCGGCGGATCCACGCCATCCAGCGGGTGCTCGAGCAGCAGGTCGACGTGCTCGAGACGATGACGCCGCAAGAGTTCAACGCGTTTCGCGAGGGCCTCAATCCGGCCAGCGGCTTTCAATCGGCACAGTTTCGCCAAATCGAGTTCCTGTGCGGGCTCCACGGCAACGCCGCCGCGCTGCGTCACCTCGAGCTGACGCCCGGCGAGCGCGCCGAGCTCGACCGCCGGCTCGCCGAGCCGACGCTGCCCGATGCGCTGCACGGCCTCTTGGCGCGACACGGCTTCGCGGTCGATTCGCACGACGCACTGCTGCAGAGCCTGCGCACGATCTACGAACACGAGGAGCAGCACTATGCGCTCTACTTGCTGTTGGAAGACCTCATCGAGTTCGACGAGCGCTTCTTGCTCTGGCGCGGACGCCACGTGCGGATGGTGGAGCGCATGATCGGCATGAAGCCCGGCACCGGCGGCTCGCTGGGTGCGGCGTACCTGCAGACGACGCTCTCGCAGCGCTTCTTCCCCGCGCTGTGGGAAGTGCGCACGCTGCTGGGGACGCCGTCGTGA
- a CDS encoding peptide ABC transporter substrate-binding protein translates to MIARALLAAVLLAVLTACTRGGSAALPDDTLRMVAGADFPGLDPLVEDNGTLAGFAPLWHGYLLRADGRARLVPDLAVTVPTLANGGISRDGRTVTYHLRRGVRWQDGAPFDARDVVFSFAAAMNPHNSVPDRTGFDHVASVRAPDPYTVRVRLTAPFSPFVPSCFTLAANDPYPILPAHLLAGKPSIDRDPYNAAPVGLGPYRVVRWERGAHVLLDADPHYFRGAPAISHIDVNIIADVNTVETLWNAGSLDLLLARVQAGRSYLDAIRARRDAHVVLQPHNEFDYLQFNATRAPLDDRRVRLAVIQAIDRTRIMRELDGPLWEPGDSDRLPGTFAYDPSLHQPRYDPAAAARTLDAAGWRLGVDGVRHKNGRALTLEYVAIVESPTTGRVGVLAAQDLAHVGIRTTIKAYSYNQIWGPQAEHGIFRNGRFDLAYSGWDPNGVDDHSYLFRCDTRPPNGDNFFGVCDPVIERAARAELGSASPAVQAAGDRAITRELVARSALLFLGFNREGVAYRDGLTGVVPSITGMHFWNAWAWRLHG, encoded by the coding sequence ATGATCGCTCGGGCGCTGCTCGCCGCCGTGCTGCTCGCCGTGCTGACCGCGTGCACGCGCGGCGGAAGCGCGGCGTTGCCCGACGACACGCTGCGGATGGTCGCGGGGGCCGACTTTCCCGGCCTCGATCCGCTGGTCGAAGACAACGGCACGCTGGCCGGGTTCGCGCCGCTCTGGCACGGCTATCTGCTGCGCGCCGACGGGCGGGCGCGGCTGGTTCCCGATCTCGCCGTGACCGTTCCGACGCTCGCGAACGGCGGCATCTCGCGCGACGGCAGGACCGTCACCTATCATCTCCGCCGCGGGGTGCGCTGGCAGGACGGGGCGCCGTTCGACGCGCGTGACGTCGTGTTCTCGTTCGCCGCCGCGATGAACCCGCACAACAGCGTCCCCGACCGTACCGGCTTCGACCACGTCGCGTCGGTCCGCGCACCGGATCCCTATACCGTGCGCGTGCGTTTGACGGCGCCGTTCTCGCCGTTCGTACCGTCGTGCTTCACGCTGGCGGCGAACGATCCGTATCCGATCCTGCCCGCGCACCTGCTGGCGGGCAAGCCGAGCATCGACCGCGACCCCTACAACGCCGCGCCGGTCGGCTTGGGCCCGTACCGGGTCGTGCGTTGGGAGCGCGGCGCGCACGTGCTGCTCGACGCCGACCCGCACTATTTCCGCGGCGCGCCGGCGATCTCGCACATCGACGTCAACATCATCGCCGACGTCAACACCGTCGAGACGCTCTGGAACGCCGGCAGCCTCGACCTGCTGCTGGCGCGCGTGCAAGCAGGACGCAGCTATCTCGACGCGATCCGCGCGCGCCGCGACGCGCACGTCGTGCTGCAGCCGCACAACGAGTTCGACTACCTTCAGTTCAACGCCACGCGCGCACCGCTGGACGATCGACGCGTACGGCTGGCGGTGATCCAGGCGATCGACCGGACGCGGATCATGCGCGAGCTCGACGGGCCGCTCTGGGAGCCGGGCGACTCCGACCGATTGCCGGGAACGTTCGCGTACGACCCGTCCTTGCACCAGCCGCGCTACGATCCGGCCGCCGCCGCGCGGACGCTCGATGCCGCCGGCTGGCGACTCGGGGTCGACGGCGTGCGACACAAGAACGGCCGGGCGCTGACGCTCGAATACGTCGCGATCGTGGAGTCGCCCACGACGGGCCGCGTCGGCGTGCTCGCCGCGCAAGACCTCGCGCACGTGGGCATCCGCACGACGATCAAAGCGTACAGCTACAACCAGATCTGGGGCCCGCAGGCCGAGCACGGCATCTTTCGCAACGGCCGTTTCGATCTCGCCTATTCGGGCTGGGATCCCAACGGCGTCGACGACCACTCGTACCTCTTCCGCTGCGACACCCGGCCGCCGAACGGCGACAACTTCTTCGGCGTCTGCGACCCCGTCATCGAGCGTGCGGCACGCGCGGAGCTGGGCTCCGCGTCGCCCGCCGTGCAGGCCGCCGGCGATCGCGCGATCACGCGCGAGCTGGTCGCGCGCTCCGCGCTGCTCTTCTTGGGCTTCAATCGCGAAGGGGTCGCGTATCGCGACGGGCTGACCGGCGTCGTGCCCTCGATCACCGGGATGCACTTCTGGAACGCCTGGGCCTGGCGGCTGCACGGCTGA
- a CDS encoding diguanylate cyclase encodes MNGSTDETANPTIRIMFEASPIGMCNVLIDGTILRANAAYRTLAGGGATLFDAIDPTLHDALRAGMTEVVGGSKPSFSIVTPLAADPNRWGEMSMVRMRGGSGDLMVHALDVTSRQQHESKLRERADSDALTGLSNRSAFASILGDRLRTQARGVVYMLDIDGFKTVNDTHGHAKGDELLIAVAKCIRSSVRATDIVARFGGDEFALWLDGNVPDPVKIGNALIERIATHAASVVPTPRVTASIGVYRSVDGMTPEQMLDYADQAMYVAKRAGKGRTVEYRPTR; translated from the coding sequence GTGAACGGCAGCACCGACGAGACCGCCAATCCGACCATCCGCATCATGTTCGAAGCCAGCCCGATCGGGATGTGCAACGTGCTGATCGACGGAACGATTCTGCGTGCCAACGCGGCCTATCGAACGTTGGCGGGCGGCGGGGCGACGCTGTTCGACGCCATCGATCCCACCCTGCACGACGCGCTGCGCGCCGGCATGACCGAGGTGGTCGGCGGCTCCAAGCCGAGCTTCAGCATCGTCACGCCGCTGGCCGCCGATCCGAACCGCTGGGGCGAGATGTCGATGGTGCGCATGCGCGGCGGTTCCGGCGACCTGATGGTGCACGCGCTCGACGTCACCTCGCGCCAGCAGCACGAGAGCAAGCTGCGCGAGCGCGCCGACAGCGACGCGCTGACCGGCCTCTCCAACCGCAGCGCGTTCGCCTCGATCCTGGGCGACCGGCTGCGCACGCAGGCGCGCGGCGTCGTCTACATGCTCGACATCGACGGCTTCAAGACGGTCAACGACACCCACGGCCACGCCAAGGGCGACGAACTGTTGATCGCGGTTGCCAAGTGCATCCGCAGCTCGGTGCGCGCGACCGACATCGTGGCGCGCTTCGGCGGCGACGAGTTCGCGCTCTGGCTCGACGGCAACGTCCCCGACCCGGTCAAGATCGGCAACGCGCTGATCGAACGCATCGCCACCCACGCCGCGAGCGTCGTCCCGACGCCGCGCGTCACCGCCAGCATCGGGGTGTACCGCAGCGTCGACGGTATGACTCCCGAACAGATGCTCGACTATGCCGACCAGGCGATGTACGTCGCCAAACGCGCCGGCAAAGGTCGCACGGTCGAGTACCGCCCGACCCGCTAA
- a CDS encoding NUDIX hydrolase, which produces MRDRLVAFVASHGDAAFARSLLVGHVTASAWIVDPRRTRTLLTHHRKLGKWLQLGGHVDGESDLRRAARREATEESGLADLRFALAGIYDVDVHAIPARGAEPAHEHFDVRFAFEADPAAPLIVSAESKDLAWVPLDALARYGVDESVLRLARKTATLPA; this is translated from the coding sequence ATGCGCGATCGTCTGGTCGCCTTCGTCGCCTCGCACGGCGACGCCGCGTTCGCCCGCAGCCTGCTGGTCGGTCACGTGACCGCGTCGGCGTGGATCGTCGATCCGCGCCGCACGCGCACGCTGCTCACCCATCACCGCAAGCTCGGCAAGTGGCTGCAGCTGGGCGGCCACGTCGACGGCGAGAGCGATCTGCGCCGCGCCGCCCGGCGTGAAGCGACCGAAGAATCGGGGCTCGCGGACCTGCGTTTCGCGCTCGCGGGCATCTACGACGTCGACGTGCACGCGATCCCCGCGCGCGGCGCGGAGCCCGCGCACGAGCACTTCGATGTCCGCTTCGCCTTCGAGGCCGATCCGGCCGCGCCGCTGATCGTCAGCGCCGAGTCGAAAGACCTCGCTTGGGTCCCGCTCGACGCGTTGGCGCGCTACGGCGTTGACGAGTCGGTGCTGCGGCTGGCCCGCAAGACCGCGACGCTACCCGCCTAG
- a CDS encoding S41 family peptidase yields MRRPLSLLLAAALLTLGRSASAASPPSLSALDVIALEIGYTTVIARYYRPVDPVVLLGGARTGIVAYLRGRGVTDPRVPLAPAHADKYEAENAIDRDVALTLVRYAPRVVTADLVRNTIAGELGALHDPYSVIFPPRAYKQFVGFLDGRPSGGIGAELDVDPDTHAVRVVDVFPGSPAAQAGVRPGDVLTSIDGAPPPAGTPGAVALALRGPAGTRVQLGVARAGAPPLSLTLTRRAIVAPDVTGRRLPDGIGYVRLRSFGAQSPQQLSAVLTALHGARAYVLDLRGDGGGYRDAAVAIAGRFVHGVVVTTQERGAPAQTFRAPDDPPLGAPLAVLVDGDTASAAEILAGAIQDAHAGTLIGTTTFGKGLVQETFPLPDGGAIKLTTARYRTPSGRDIEGVGITPDVVVTEPADARLALPGGDPQLDRAIALLGG; encoded by the coding sequence GTGCGTCGTCCGCTCTCTCTCCTGCTCGCCGCCGCGCTGCTGACGCTCGGCCGCTCCGCCTCCGCGGCGTCGCCGCCCTCGCTCTCCGCGCTCGACGTCATCGCGCTCGAGATCGGTTATACGACCGTGATCGCACGGTACTACCGGCCGGTCGATCCGGTCGTGCTGCTGGGCGGCGCGCGCACCGGCATCGTCGCCTACCTGCGCGGACGCGGCGTCACCGACCCGCGCGTCCCGCTGGCACCCGCGCACGCCGACAAGTACGAGGCCGAGAACGCGATCGATCGCGACGTCGCGCTGACGCTGGTGCGCTACGCGCCGCGCGTCGTCACCGCCGACCTGGTACGCAACACCATCGCCGGCGAGCTGGGCGCGTTGCACGATCCCTATAGCGTCATCTTTCCGCCCCGCGCGTACAAACAATTCGTGGGCTTCCTCGACGGGCGCCCGTCGGGCGGGATCGGCGCCGAGCTCGACGTCGACCCCGACACGCATGCCGTGCGCGTCGTCGACGTGTTCCCCGGCTCGCCGGCGGCGCAGGCCGGCGTGCGGCCCGGCGACGTGCTGACCAGCATCGACGGTGCCCCGCCGCCGGCCGGCACGCCCGGGGCCGTCGCCCTCGCGCTGCGCGGGCCGGCCGGCACGCGCGTGCAGCTGGGCGTCGCACGCGCCGGCGCTCCGCCGCTTTCGCTGACGCTGACGCGCCGCGCGATCGTCGCGCCGGACGTGACCGGCCGCCGCCTGCCCGACGGGATCGGGTACGTGCGGCTGCGCTCGTTCGGCGCGCAGTCGCCGCAACAGCTGAGCGCGGTCCTGACCGCGCTGCACGGCGCACGCGCGTACGTGCTCGACCTGCGCGGTGACGGCGGCGGCTATCGCGACGCCGCGGTCGCGATCGCCGGCCGCTTCGTGCACGGCGTGGTGGTGACGACCCAAGAGCGCGGTGCGCCGGCGCAGACGTTCCGCGCGCCCGACGACCCGCCGCTGGGAGCGCCGCTGGCGGTGCTGGTCGACGGCGACACCGCCTCGGCGGCCGAGATCCTCGCCGGCGCGATCCAGGACGCGCACGCCGGCACGCTGATCGGAACGACGACCTTCGGCAAGGGTCTGGTGCAGGAGACGTTTCCGTTGCCCGACGGCGGCGCCATCAAGCTGACGACGGCGCGCTATCGCACCCCGTCCGGCCGCGACATCGAAGGCGTCGGCATCACGCCGGACGTCGTCGTCACCGAGCCCGCCGACGCGCGGCTGGCGCTGCCGGGCGGCGATCCGCAGTTGGACCGCGCCATCGCGCTGCTAGGCGGGTAG